In the genome of Paenarthrobacter ilicis, the window AGCAACCAGGGTGTGGACCCTACAGGGCCGGCAGCACCGCGCGGGCCTCGTCCGGTTCCATTCCACTGGCCTCCAGCAGGTCCACCATGAGCGGCCGGAACAGCATCACCACCGTCTCTCCTTCCAACCTTTGGACGTCCAGCATCTTGGGGTGGAGACGTGCGGCGATGTCGGAGAGATCGTTGCGCGCGCGGCGCAGGTGAACCCGCCGGGTCCCCTCGCTCTGCTCAGCCAGGCCGATGGTCATCTCATCAATGGCCGCGGCCGTTTCCTGCAGGACCTCGGAGATGCTGTCGATCGCTTCGTCGGACAAAGCGGCGTGGTTGATGGCGCTGGTCAGGCGCCGCGCGAAAACGCGGCTGTTACGCAGGGCCAGGTCTATGTACTCCAGCGAATGTTCCAGGCCCGCGAGCTCGTCCCTGTGCCTGCGGTGGGCGGGAGCCAACGTGGCTACCTCCCCGGACGCGCGAAGGGTTTGCCGCATCCTGTCCACCAGCGGCTGGCAGTTGCGGCCGCGGATCAGGGCGTGCCAAGCCATGGTGGAATCACTCTCGATCATGGCTTTGGAGCATTCCCGCAGCACCTCAGCGAGCTCATTAAGGATCTGCTGGACGTCCTTCCGGGGTTCCCTGCGTGGATCCTTGGGCACCAAAACCGTCACCAAAAGAGCGCAGACCCCGCCCACTACGGCATCAAGGCTGCGGGTGAACGGCCCGCCTGCCGGCGCCGGCAGCAGCACCACCAACAGCGATTGCAGGCCCAGCTGCGTGGTGAAAATGGTTCCGCTGTCCAGGAACCTGGCCAAGAGGATGGAGAACAGAAGAACGACGGCGGCCTGCCAGATCCCGGCGCCCAGCCAGTGCAGCAGCAGATCACCAACAACGATGCCCAGTGTGCAGCCCAGGCCCACCTCGATCACGCGGCGCAGGCGCGGATCGCGGGAGAAGCCCAGGGCAATCAGGGATGACGTTGCCGCGAACAAGGGGCCCTGGTGCCCCAGCACATACTCCGCAAAGGCGTAGGCGCCCACCGCGCATACGGTCATCTGGATGGCGGGGGTCAGCGAGTTGCGGCTGCGCACCAGGCCGGTCCGAACCCTGGCGCGGAGGAACCTTTTACTTGCTGAGAATCCCTTCACGGCGGCCATGTGTCCCAGTCTATTTGCCCCAGGTTCCCACCACGGCAACCCGGGGGCCGCTCAAGGTGGCGCGCGCCACATAACCCAATGGTCCGCCGTCGTTCACCTTCCGTTCACCTGCCTCCGCAGATCCCGTTACCTGCACTCCTTACCTTCAATAAAGGAACACATTGGTCCATAGCTCGCGCACGCCGAAATCTCCGTTCGGCCCGCATCGAAGAAATCCCTGGAAGGGGTACACACAAGTGAAGGCAACTCGCTTCGGCCGCAACGCGGCAATCGCGGTCATCGCAGCAGGCGCACTCGCGCTCACCGCTTGCGGTTCAGACAACGCAACGGGCACCACCGGCGGTACCCAGACCACCGCTGCAGGCACCAAAGTCACCGGCACCCTGACCGGCATTGGTGCTTCCTCCACCGGCGCAGCCATGGACGCATGGAAGGCCGGCTTCTCCGCCGCCAA includes:
- a CDS encoding FUSC family protein yields the protein MAAVKGFSASKRFLRARVRTGLVRSRNSLTPAIQMTVCAVGAYAFAEYVLGHQGPLFAATSSLIALGFSRDPRLRRVIEVGLGCTLGIVVGDLLLHWLGAGIWQAAVVLLFSILLARFLDSGTIFTTQLGLQSLLVVLLPAPAGGPFTRSLDAVVGGVCALLVTVLVPKDPRREPRKDVQQILNELAEVLRECSKAMIESDSTMAWHALIRGRNCQPLVDRMRQTLRASGEVATLAPAHRRHRDELAGLEHSLEYIDLALRNSRVFARRLTSAINHAALSDEAIDSISEVLQETAAAIDEMTIGLAEQSEGTRRVHLRRARNDLSDIAARLHPKMLDVQRLEGETVVMLFRPLMVDLLEASGMEPDEARAVLPAL